A single genomic interval of Terriglobus albidus harbors:
- a CDS encoding carbohydrate kinase family protein, with protein MPALDLVVLGETNLDLILYGLEEELPIEREVLAKDFRMTLGGSSSILAHNLAALGCRVGFITKVGGDPLGAIALERLHEVGVDLPLGVVHAQSQTGVTILLHHGATRRILTYPGVMAELTVAEIDREYLRQAKHLHISSLFLQRGLHAGLPELCRDLRASGCTVSLDTNDDPDDQWGSILDSMLDAIDLLLPNDDEALRMTRCDNLDEAIDRLARRVPVVAVKQGRSGSVVRQGSQCWHIPAISVAAVDTIGAGDSFNAGFLKAFLAEEPLPICAAMGNVAAALSTQRPGGTEAFRDTEFRKAFLAQHISRA; from the coding sequence ATGCCTGCGCTCGACCTCGTCGTTCTCGGTGAAACCAACCTCGACCTGATTCTGTATGGTCTCGAGGAAGAGCTGCCTATCGAGCGGGAGGTACTGGCGAAAGACTTCCGTATGACTCTTGGTGGCTCTTCCTCCATCCTGGCGCATAACCTCGCCGCGCTGGGCTGCCGGGTGGGCTTTATCACCAAGGTCGGAGGTGATCCGCTGGGCGCCATCGCGCTCGAACGGCTACATGAAGTTGGTGTCGACCTGCCACTCGGTGTCGTGCATGCGCAATCGCAGACGGGAGTGACGATTCTGCTGCATCATGGCGCCACGCGGCGCATCCTTACCTATCCCGGAGTGATGGCGGAGCTTACGGTTGCGGAGATTGATCGGGAGTATCTTCGCCAGGCGAAACACCTGCACATCTCTTCTCTGTTTCTGCAGCGCGGTCTGCATGCCGGGCTGCCCGAGCTTTGCCGCGATCTGCGCGCCTCGGGTTGCACGGTTTCGCTCGATACTAACGACGACCCGGATGATCAATGGGGCAGCATTCTGGACAGTATGCTCGACGCCATCGATTTGCTGTTGCCGAACGACGATGAGGCTCTCCGCATGACCCGCTGCGACAATCTCGATGAGGCGATCGACCGCCTCGCGCGGCGCGTGCCAGTGGTTGCCGTCAAGCAGGGGCGCTCAGGCTCGGTCGTGCGGCAGGGAAGTCAGTGTTGGCACATTCCGGCGATATCCGTAGCCGCGGTGGATACGATCGGTGCAGGGGACAGCTTCAATGCAGGTTTTCTGAAAGCCTTTCTGGCAGAGGAACCGTTGCCGATCTGTGCGGCGATGGGGAATGTCGCCGCAGCGCTCTCGACGCAGCGTCCCGGTGGAACTGAGGCCTTTCGCGACACGGAGTTTCGGAAGGCATTTCTGGCGCAGCATATTTCCAGAGCGTGA
- a CDS encoding SIS domain-containing protein yields MPFKIQTLTEIYGQPKVWRDCLQALAAADLRALVQGCEPEKKEWVFVGCGTSFYLAQAAAASVTSLLGVPARAVPASEILLFPALTLPQDASRYFPILISRSGHTSEVLQVAALLQSKAVDFLAVTCDGRELEQMTPRVLKFPVVEESTVMTASFTSMVLGLQYLAAVLAGDEAFLFALRALPDHLERLLEVYGPQVEAFAKAPVEDFAFLGQGPLYAIAQETALKVMESSSSYAQFFHSLEFRHGPKSIVGPDTVVTALLSESAFDAEVAVLREMKELGSRTLAIANLATPDLRQFADLVIELDLPVPELARIIVYVVWGQLLGSYRGLAKGLNPDNPRNLSRVVTL; encoded by the coding sequence ATGCCGTTCAAGATTCAAACACTTACTGAAATCTATGGCCAGCCAAAAGTGTGGCGCGACTGCCTGCAGGCCCTGGCCGCTGCTGATCTGCGTGCGTTGGTGCAAGGGTGCGAGCCTGAGAAGAAGGAATGGGTCTTTGTCGGCTGCGGAACCAGTTTCTATCTCGCCCAGGCGGCGGCCGCGAGTGTGACCTCGCTGCTCGGTGTCCCGGCTCGGGCGGTGCCGGCTTCTGAGATTCTGCTCTTTCCAGCGCTGACGTTGCCGCAGGATGCCTCCCGTTATTTCCCCATTCTGATCTCACGCTCGGGACATACCTCTGAAGTATTGCAGGTTGCTGCTCTGTTACAGAGCAAAGCTGTCGATTTTCTTGCTGTAACCTGCGACGGTCGCGAGCTGGAGCAGATGACACCGCGCGTGCTGAAGTTTCCGGTCGTGGAAGAGAGCACGGTGATGACCGCATCGTTCACCTCCATGGTGCTCGGCCTTCAATATCTGGCCGCGGTCCTGGCAGGGGACGAAGCCTTTCTCTTTGCTCTCCGTGCGCTACCTGATCACCTCGAGCGCCTTCTGGAGGTCTATGGGCCGCAGGTGGAGGCCTTCGCCAAGGCTCCGGTTGAAGACTTTGCCTTCCTGGGGCAGGGGCCGCTTTATGCCATTGCCCAGGAGACTGCGTTGAAGGTGATGGAGTCCTCGTCCAGCTACGCCCAGTTCTTCCATTCACTCGAGTTCCGCCACGGACCGAAGTCCATTGTCGGGCCAGACACAGTTGTTACTGCCCTGCTCTCTGAGTCGGCCTTCGATGCAGAAGTTGCCGTGCTTCGTGAGATGAAGGAGCTTGGCAGCCGCACACTGGCGATTGCAAACCTGGCCACGCCGGATCTGCGGCAGTTTGCCGACCTGGTCATAGAACTCGATCTGCCCGTGCCCGAGCTGGCACGCATTATCGTGTATGTGGTGTGGGGACAGTTGCTGGGCAGCTATCGCGGCCTGGCAAAGGGCCTGAATCCCGATAACCCACGCAACCTCAGCCGTGTCGTGACTCTTTAA
- a CDS encoding MFS transporter, with protein sequence MGRSNSTTAFYTYLLLSVAGLGGLLYGIDVGIISGALLYLEKTVDLTVSQTSILVAAVLGGSTLSSLIAGFMADWFGRKKMIIVSGVLFVLSIVLIVLSQGFWPLLFGRILQGLSGGIIGVVIPLHLAESLPPSTRGRGSAIFQFLLTLGIVVAAGIGVYYSRGAEQLIAAANGNSSIIRAAQDHAWRGMFLSVIYPGTLYLLSTFFVSESPRWLHRRGRREEARTALEKIVSPAEAERELLEMDSVVAPQSGSSSKPAFAGSLLQRRYIVPFVLACVILGCNQGTGINSVLGYLSVILKQAGMTATEATRGDFAVKLLNCLTTVIAVALVDRKGRKFLLMLGTGCIVLALGIGGSLFRISEAKRIEVADQVRTLVQGNHLSVTPEFVRDQGGDSSLTVLYNYGDGEKIATLSANDKEALQVAPEKAKPNAPLKITRAFVAPLPSRQTAWLIALSLAFFIAGYAVGPGVVVWLALSELMPTRIRSVGMGIALLINQGVSTTIAGVFLPVVSSHGYAAMFYFWAACSLVYFLTATFFLPETKGRTLEEIEAIFAREKHSEMPETAR encoded by the coding sequence ATGGGTCGTTCTAATTCCACGACAGCTTTTTACACCTATCTTTTGTTGTCCGTTGCCGGCCTTGGCGGGCTTTTGTACGGCATTGATGTTGGCATCATCTCGGGCGCGTTGCTGTACCTGGAAAAGACAGTAGATCTCACCGTTAGCCAAACTTCCATCCTGGTAGCTGCCGTCCTTGGCGGAAGCACGTTGTCCTCGCTGATCGCCGGCTTCATGGCCGACTGGTTCGGCCGTAAAAAGATGATCATCGTCAGCGGCGTGCTCTTTGTTCTGAGCATCGTGCTCATCGTTTTGTCGCAGGGGTTCTGGCCGCTGCTCTTCGGCCGCATTCTGCAGGGCCTCAGTGGCGGCATTATCGGCGTCGTCATTCCGCTGCACCTGGCTGAGAGCCTTCCTCCCTCCACGCGCGGACGTGGTTCAGCCATCTTTCAATTCCTGCTGACTCTCGGGATCGTCGTCGCGGCCGGCATCGGCGTGTATTACAGTCGTGGCGCTGAGCAACTTATCGCCGCCGCCAATGGCAACTCCTCCATCATTCGCGCGGCACAGGACCATGCCTGGCGCGGCATGTTCCTGTCCGTCATTTATCCCGGGACCCTCTACCTGCTGAGCACTTTCTTTGTCAGCGAGTCGCCGCGGTGGCTGCACCGCCGCGGCCGCCGCGAAGAGGCACGAACCGCGCTGGAAAAGATCGTCTCTCCCGCAGAAGCGGAGCGCGAACTGCTCGAGATGGACTCGGTGGTAGCGCCGCAGTCCGGGTCGTCGTCCAAACCCGCCTTCGCGGGGTCTCTGCTCCAGCGCAGGTACATCGTTCCCTTCGTTCTTGCCTGCGTCATCCTTGGCTGCAATCAGGGAACCGGCATCAACTCCGTGCTTGGATATCTCTCCGTCATCCTGAAGCAGGCAGGGATGACAGCCACCGAAGCTACGCGTGGCGATTTCGCTGTAAAGCTGCTTAACTGTCTGACGACCGTGATCGCCGTAGCGCTGGTAGACCGGAAGGGCCGCAAATTCCTCCTGATGCTCGGAACCGGTTGCATCGTACTGGCACTCGGAATTGGCGGATCGCTGTTCCGGATTTCTGAGGCGAAGCGTATTGAAGTCGCCGATCAGGTGCGCACGCTCGTGCAGGGCAACCATCTCAGCGTCACCCCTGAGTTCGTCCGCGATCAAGGCGGAGACAGCAGTCTGACGGTGCTCTACAACTACGGCGACGGCGAGAAGATCGCCACCCTGAGCGCAAACGACAAGGAAGCGCTGCAGGTCGCACCCGAAAAAGCTAAGCCCAACGCACCGCTGAAGATCACCCGCGCCTTCGTCGCTCCCCTGCCCTCGCGCCAGACTGCGTGGCTGATCGCTCTTAGTCTGGCCTTCTTTATCGCCGGCTATGCCGTCGGTCCAGGAGTCGTCGTTTGGCTGGCTCTCTCCGAATTGATGCCGACCCGCATTCGCTCTGTTGGGATGGGCATTGCGCTGCTCATCAATCAGGGCGTTTCCACTACGATCGCCGGCGTCTTCCTGCCGGTCGTCTCTTCACACGGCTACGCGGCCATGTTCTACTTCTGGGCCGCCTGCAGCCTGGTCTACTTCCTGACTGCCACGTTCTTCCTGCCGGAAACCAAAGGAAGAACCCTCGAAGAGATAGAGGCCATCTTCGCCAGAGAGAAGCATTCCGAGATGCCTGAGACAGCCAGATAA
- a CDS encoding glycerophosphodiester phosphodiesterase — protein sequence MAAAQTAWQPLESDGKIRVIAHRGEHLHHPENTLAAFQAAIDVGADYFELDVRTTSDGKLVLMHDSTLDRTTNGTGEVHKHTFDEIRALDAGSKFSPAFAGTKVPTFEEALDLAHGKINIYVDTKYADPQQLVDTIVKHDMQDHVVIYGNPFFLYDVRKIRPSLKVMPEAITSDICKFLVRGLQPQVIAFDANDFKDPVIDCAKAAHASIFVDRLGDADTPEVWQKALDLGAAGIQTNRPAELADWLRQHKLATH from the coding sequence ATGGCTGCGGCTCAAACGGCATGGCAGCCACTGGAGAGTGACGGCAAGATCCGGGTGATCGCTCATCGCGGGGAACACCTGCATCATCCCGAAAATACCCTGGCTGCGTTTCAGGCTGCCATCGATGTGGGTGCGGACTACTTTGAGCTGGATGTCCGTACCACCTCGGACGGCAAGCTGGTACTCATGCACGACAGCACGCTTGACCGTACGACGAATGGAACAGGAGAGGTGCACAAGCATACCTTCGACGAGATCCGCGCACTGGATGCGGGCTCGAAGTTCTCACCTGCGTTTGCGGGAACCAAGGTTCCAACGTTCGAGGAGGCCCTTGATCTTGCCCATGGAAAGATCAACATCTACGTCGATACAAAGTACGCCGATCCGCAGCAACTGGTGGATACGATCGTGAAACACGACATGCAGGATCACGTCGTGATCTATGGCAATCCGTTTTTTCTGTATGACGTGCGCAAGATCCGCCCCTCGCTGAAGGTCATGCCGGAGGCTATTACATCGGATATCTGCAAATTCCTTGTCCGCGGTCTGCAACCGCAGGTCATTGCCTTCGACGCCAATGACTTCAAGGACCCTGTGATCGACTGCGCAAAGGCCGCACACGCCAGCATCTTCGTGGACCGCTTGGGCGATGCGGATACGCCTGAGGTCTGGCAGAAAGCTCTCGATCTGGGGGCAGCGGGTATCCAGACAAATCGTCCGGCGGAGCTGGCCGACTGGCTGCGCCAACATAAACTCGCTACGCACTAA
- a CDS encoding carboxypeptidase regulatory-like domain-containing protein, whose translation MRKTPIDAEALLHTYRKNTLASLRRSRGDGRRSGLLFAAVVLCCTLLSSGPVFAQTFYASISGLVKDADGAVIPDVAVTVHENSTATDYKTVTNKSGAYRVSFLKPGSYTVRFERSGFAQYVTNAQNLVLNQELVVDTVLKPGATSEVVTVTGDSNTLNTVNAQIGGELSGQELVDLPETTGSKGANEFLITKTFAGASSTSQDYSNVNNLSLGGGRPVSNPIIIDGLPSNMGVDGTYGLIPTPDSTEELQVLTSPFSAQYGQTGGGAILTTTKSGTDKFHGSAFESYSSQALNARGYFTAPNAVIPAQSFNYFGGSLGGPVWIPRIFDGRKHRLYFFTDWENTLNNSASTLNTNVPTVEERSGDFSGPSALGGATPTVYDPNTTVVTNGKISRTAFKGNIIPTNRLDPVGMSILSFFPQPNCSYTVGAVTNNYCVNPVAHSSYLYNADRVDFNASDYDHIWAKFSRDGPTNQPVQFIPNAANTSAVNGWVDDHYEMSWSHIFSPRISNEARIGYVSEENFSRPQPAPAEIGLKGVPLTQFPSISTTQFASFGAGSYAKTRDGHIIVNDAVALQLGRHTLSIGGEVMRYAYSYYTPGVLSGSYGFTGTFSTANGQSGLGITDLELGLPASASISTTNTIFHENLNYFTGYIQDDYRLSEKLTINLGLRYEFDGPFSEKHNNMYTFNPNITDPTTNKLGGIQFAGYNGAPHSLIPNIYTGILPRAGFNYRLFRKTVVRGGYGIYQLPSIGFGTAGLTSASTVAVSFQSSNPGVTAPFQLSQGVPPYSPNADANGNPLIPTSLTKPSFSPTQLPQTAVLPYLQEWQFGVEHDLGHDWIAEVDYAGNHGVHLPISVPINQIQPSANCCFGLSTAQSLRPYPQFLTVTALKNGGATSYAAMYATLSHRWSNGVSVRAAYTWARSLDDVDGPSRANAVGVQNYYNLRAQWGTAMNNIPQRFSLSTVYAPPFGAGGKYLQNVPVLSQVIGHWKVSTVAQFQKGYPYFITQANQLGIFSGAQYVTKVGDPNISRGSRTVQKWFNTSAFALTPPNTLGNSPRAALYGPGQNVWDLSVMREIPLRERVVFALRVDAHNAFNHPQFSGLGTNISNANFGQVTGAQDPRSLLIVGRLRF comes from the coding sequence TTGCGGAAAACGCCCATAGACGCGGAAGCCCTACTTCACACTTACAGGAAAAATACTCTCGCCAGCCTGCGCCGCTCCAGAGGAGACGGCAGGAGATCAGGGCTGCTCTTCGCCGCAGTCGTGCTGTGTTGCACGCTGTTGTCGAGTGGGCCTGTCTTCGCGCAGACCTTCTATGCCTCGATCAGCGGCCTTGTTAAGGATGCGGATGGAGCCGTGATTCCCGACGTCGCCGTCACTGTGCATGAGAACAGCACGGCAACGGACTACAAGACGGTAACGAACAAGTCCGGAGCCTATCGTGTCTCCTTCTTGAAGCCGGGCAGCTATACGGTCCGCTTTGAGAGGAGCGGCTTTGCCCAGTACGTGACGAACGCTCAAAACCTGGTGTTGAACCAGGAACTTGTCGTCGACACGGTGCTCAAGCCCGGTGCCACCTCTGAAGTTGTCACGGTCACCGGCGATTCCAACACGCTGAATACCGTGAACGCGCAGATCGGCGGCGAGCTCAGCGGGCAGGAACTGGTCGATCTGCCGGAGACGACTGGAAGCAAGGGCGCGAATGAGTTTCTGATTACCAAGACCTTCGCGGGCGCCTCCAGTACCAGCCAGGACTACTCCAATGTGAATAACCTTTCGCTGGGTGGTGGCAGGCCGGTCTCGAATCCCATCATCATCGATGGCCTGCCCAGCAACATGGGCGTCGATGGCACCTATGGTCTGATTCCTACGCCCGACTCAACAGAAGAGTTGCAGGTACTGACGTCGCCGTTCTCAGCGCAATACGGTCAGACGGGCGGCGGCGCTATTCTTACGACCACGAAGTCCGGAACGGACAAGTTCCATGGTTCGGCCTTTGAGTCCTATAGCTCGCAGGCGCTGAATGCGCGCGGCTACTTTACGGCTCCAAACGCGGTGATTCCGGCGCAATCGTTCAACTACTTTGGCGGCTCGCTGGGCGGACCGGTATGGATTCCGCGGATCTTTGACGGACGCAAGCATCGCCTCTACTTCTTTACGGACTGGGAAAATACGTTGAATAACTCAGCCAGCACGTTGAACACCAATGTGCCCACCGTGGAAGAGCGTAGTGGTGATTTCTCCGGACCTTCCGCACTGGGCGGCGCTACACCTACTGTCTACGATCCGAACACGACAGTGGTTACGAACGGCAAGATCAGCAGGACCGCGTTCAAGGGCAATATCATTCCCACCAATCGGCTTGATCCCGTGGGTATGAGCATCCTCTCCTTCTTTCCCCAGCCAAACTGCAGCTATACCGTCGGTGCCGTGACCAACAACTACTGCGTCAATCCGGTGGCGCACAGCAGCTATCTCTACAACGCCGATCGTGTCGACTTCAACGCCTCGGACTATGACCACATCTGGGCAAAGTTCTCGCGTGACGGCCCGACCAACCAGCCGGTCCAGTTCATTCCAAATGCGGCGAATACTTCAGCAGTAAACGGTTGGGTTGACGATCACTATGAGATGTCCTGGAGCCACATCTTCTCTCCGCGTATCTCGAACGAGGCTCGTATCGGCTACGTCTCGGAAGAGAACTTCAGCCGGCCTCAGCCGGCCCCCGCTGAGATTGGTCTGAAGGGTGTGCCGCTGACGCAGTTTCCCAGCATCTCCACGACGCAGTTCGCCAGCTTTGGCGCGGGTTCTTACGCCAAGACGAGGGACGGTCACATCATTGTGAACGATGCTGTGGCGCTGCAGCTTGGCCGTCACACCCTCTCGATCGGCGGCGAGGTCATGCGTTACGCCTATAGCTACTACACACCCGGAGTCCTGTCCGGCAGCTATGGGTTCACGGGAACCTTTAGCACGGCGAATGGCCAGTCCGGTCTGGGGATTACCGATCTCGAACTCGGTCTGCCTGCAAGCGCAAGCATCAGCACAACCAACACGATCTTCCACGAGAATCTCAACTACTTCACCGGCTATATCCAGGACGACTACCGGCTCTCAGAGAAGCTGACCATCAACCTCGGCCTTCGCTATGAGTTTGACGGTCCGTTCTCTGAGAAGCACAACAACATGTACACGTTCAATCCAAACATCACCGATCCCACCACCAACAAGCTTGGCGGTATCCAGTTTGCGGGATATAACGGTGCTCCTCATAGCCTGATCCCGAATATTTATACGGGCATTCTGCCGCGCGCAGGCTTCAACTACCGGCTCTTCCGCAAGACCGTGGTTCGTGGCGGATACGGTATCTATCAACTGCCCAGCATTGGTTTTGGCACGGCAGGGCTTACCTCGGCTTCGACGGTCGCAGTCAGCTTCCAGAGCTCCAATCCGGGCGTGACCGCACCCTTCCAATTGAGCCAGGGTGTTCCTCCCTATAGCCCGAACGCTGATGCGAATGGAAACCCGTTGATTCCAACCAGCCTGACCAAGCCTTCGTTCAGTCCGACACAACTACCTCAGACCGCTGTGCTGCCCTATCTGCAGGAGTGGCAGTTCGGCGTCGAGCATGACCTGGGTCATGACTGGATCGCAGAGGTCGACTACGCCGGCAATCACGGCGTGCATCTGCCGATCAGCGTGCCCATCAATCAGATTCAGCCGTCCGCAAACTGCTGCTTCGGATTGAGCACGGCGCAAAGTCTGCGTCCTTACCCGCAGTTCCTGACGGTAACAGCGCTGAAAAACGGAGGCGCTACCTCCTATGCCGCCATGTATGCGACGCTGAGCCATCGCTGGAGCAACGGTGTCTCTGTGCGCGCTGCCTACACCTGGGCGCGTTCGCTGGACGACGTGGATGGACCTTCGCGTGCGAATGCCGTGGGAGTACAGAACTATTACAATCTGCGGGCGCAGTGGGGAACGGCAATGAACAATATCCCTCAGCGCTTCTCGCTGTCGACGGTCTATGCACCTCCGTTTGGCGCGGGAGGCAAGTACCTGCAGAATGTCCCGGTACTTTCACAGGTGATCGGTCATTGGAAGGTAAGCACGGTGGCTCAGTTCCAGAAGGGCTATCCGTACTTCATTACGCAGGCAAACCAGTTGGGCATCTTCTCCGGCGCCCAGTATGTCACCAAGGTTGGCGATCCGAACATCTCGCGAGGTTCGCGCACCGTTCAGAAGTGGTTCAATACCTCCGCCTTTGCCCTCACTCCGCCGAATACGCTGGGTAACTCGCCGCGTGCGGCGCTCTATGGTCCGGGCCAGAATGTATGGGACCTGAGCGTGATGCGGGAGATACCTCTACGAGAACGTGTCGTGTTCGCACTTCGTGTAGACGCGCATAACGCCTTCAATCATCCGCAGTTCTCTGGACTTGGCACTAACATCAGCAACGCGAACTTCGGTCAGGTAACGGGAGCACAGGATCCGCGTTCGCTGCTGATCGTCGGCCGCCTGCGCTTTTGA
- a CDS encoding DeoR/GlpR family DNA-binding transcription regulator, which yields MSETAEHSRLDSIVQLLKMNTSASIAEIAESVHVSQMTVRRDLQKLVEAGQVIRIPGGARIEHWRGAERSFFERLEKMSHAKRSIGAAAAALVNDGESVVLDSGTTTLHVARELRARRNVVVFTFSLAALEELTSAEGIRVELTGGVYRSSSHDLIGHSVAKSLTSIFADTVIFGAAAVSFSRGVMVHDPDAQHELLQAGKRKVLVVDSSKIGTEATYRLCGIEDCDLILTDKGISPEDLARLGQMTKVQVATH from the coding sequence ATGAGTGAAACTGCTGAACATTCAAGACTTGATTCGATCGTGCAGTTGTTAAAAATGAACACATCGGCATCCATTGCCGAGATCGCCGAGAGCGTTCACGTCTCGCAGATGACCGTACGCCGCGATCTGCAAAAGCTGGTCGAAGCCGGACAGGTCATCCGCATTCCGGGCGGAGCCCGCATCGAGCACTGGCGCGGAGCCGAGCGCAGCTTCTTCGAGCGCCTGGAGAAGATGTCGCACGCCAAACGCAGCATCGGTGCGGCAGCCGCGGCCCTGGTGAACGACGGAGAGTCCGTGGTGCTGGATTCCGGCACCACCACGCTCCATGTCGCGCGAGAGTTACGCGCCCGCCGAAATGTTGTGGTGTTCACCTTTTCCCTGGCGGCGCTGGAAGAACTCACCTCCGCCGAAGGCATCCGGGTTGAGCTCACCGGCGGTGTTTACCGTTCCAGCAGCCATGACCTTATCGGGCACTCAGTCGCCAAGAGCCTGACCTCGATCTTTGCCGACACGGTGATCTTCGGCGCCGCGGCGGTCTCGTTCAGCCGGGGCGTCATGGTCCACGATCCCGATGCGCAGCATGAGCTGCTGCAGGCCGGCAAGCGCAAAGTCCTGGTGGTCGACAGCAGCAAAATTGGAACGGAGGCTACCTATCGCCTCTGCGGTATCGAGGACTGCGATCTGATTCTTACAGACAAGGGCATCTCGCCGGAGGACCTGGCTCGCCTGGGACAGATGACGAAGGTTCAGGTCGCAACGCACTAA